The following DNA comes from Streptomyces sp. NBC_00273.
GGTCCAACCGGGGAAGGGCAGTTGCCGCTCGTAGGCGCCGGTGGCGATGAGCACGGCCCGGGCCGTGACGGCGGTGGCCCGCTCCTCGGGGGCGTGACCGGCGACGGCGTGCAGGATCCACTCCGCGGCGGGCTCGGCGACGTGCACCTGCCCGGGCTCCGGACGTCCGCGGCGCGCCTCGGCCGCCCCGCCCGGGACGACCGTCCACACGTGGTGGAGCGGCAGGTACGTGATCCGGCCGGCCGACTCGTGGGCGCGCAGGGCGGCTTCGCGGGTCGCGAACTCCGCCCAACCGTGGTGCAGCGCCTCGGGGCGGGCCGCGCCCAGGCCCGGGGCGGGGTGGCGGTAGAACTGCCCGCCGGGGCGGTCGCCCGCGTCGAGGAGCGTGACCCGCAGCCCGAGGCGGGCGGCCGTGACGGCGGCGGCGAGGCCTGCCGGACCGGCCCCGACGATCGCGAGATCAGCGTGGCCCGGACGACCGGCGCGGCCGGCCGGCTCAGACGGCGAGGTCGGCACGGCCCGTTCCTTCCTGGGTGGTGACGCAGTCCCCCGGCCCGGCCGGGACCAGGCAGGCGCGCTGGTTCGGGCGGCCGTTGACGGTGACGAGGCAGTCGTAGCAGCTGCCGATCCCGCAGAACGCACCGCGCGGGGCGCCGCCCTCACGCGTGGTCCGCCAGGCGAGGATGCCCGCGCCCCAGAGCACCGCGGCGATGCTCTGGCCGGGCACGGCGGGCAGTTCCCGGCCGTCGAAGGTGATCGCGTGCGCGGCTGCCGGGCTACCGCCGACCAGCGCGCGGGGGCTGCGCATCAGTGCTGCTCCTCAGGGGTGTCGGTGGCGGCCGGGTCCGCGGCGAAGCGGTCCGGACGGAACGGGTCGGCGGGGAGCGCCGGTTCGGCCCCCGTCAGGGCGGCGGCGATCAGCGCTCCGGTGGCGGGCGCCAGGCCGATGCCCGCGCCCTCGTGGCCGCAGGCGTGCAGCAGCCCGGGGCGCCGCGGGTCCGGGCCGATCGCCGGGAGGTGGTCGGGCAGGTAGGGGCGGAAACCGTGGTAGGTGCGCATCACCCGGACGTCGACCAGGACGGGGAAGAGCGCCGCCGCCTGGGCGGCCAGGCGGCGCAGGGCCTCGGTGGAGAGGGTGCGGTCGAAGCCGACCCGCTCCCGGGTGGCACCGATCAGGACCGGGCCGGACGGGGTGCCCTCGACCACCGCCGAGGACTGCAGGGCGGCGGAACCGCTGGCGACGTCCGCGATGTAGTCGGCCGCGTAGACCTTGTGCCGGACCACCCTCGGCAGGGGTTCGGTCACCAGGACGAAGCCGCGGCGCGGGAGGACGGGCAGGGTGACCCCGGCCAACCGGGCGATGTGGCCGCCCCAGGTGCCGGCCGCGTTCACCACGGCCGGGGCCAGGAGTTCGCGGCGCCGCGTACGCACGCCGCGTACGGCGCCCCGGTCCAGCAGGATCTCCGTCACCTCCTCACCGAGGAACACCTCGGCGGCCGGCGCACCGGGCGCACCCGACTCGCCCGGGGCGCGCGCCGCGGCCAGCAGCCGGGCTGCCGCCTGGGCGGGCTGGACCTGGGCGTCCTGCGGGTAGTGGAAGCCGCCCGCCAGGCCCTGGGCCAGGTGCGGCTCCAGGTCGTGCAGCGCGTCCGCCGCCACTTCGACCGCGTCGACGCCGGCCGCGCGCTGGCCCTCCGCGAAGTGCCGCAGGGCCTTCACGGTCCGCTCGTCGGGGGCAACGACGAGCCCGCCCTTGGGCTCGTACTCGATGTCCCGCGGGAGGACCGCGGCGAGTTCGGTCCACAGCCGGGTGGACAGCAGGGCGAGGTCGAGTTCGGGTCCCGCCTCCTTGTCGGAGACGAGCAGGTTGCCTTCGCCGGCACCGGTGGTGCCGCCCGCCACGGGGCCCCGGTCGACCACGGCCACGGAGAGTCCGGCGCGGGCCGCGTAGTAGGCGCAGGCCGCCCCGACGACGCCGGCGCCGATGATCACGGCGTCCAGGGAGTGTCTCTTGAGCACGACAGTAATATGTCACATTCTTTAGGGCCTGCCCAGATGCCCGGACCGGTCCCGCACCCCCCTCGGATGCGGGACCGGTCCGGTACCCGGCAGGTGGCCGGTCAGCTGCGGAGGGGACCCTCACAGCTGTAACTGGAGGTGCCCGCGACCTTGTTGGTCCAGATCTCCACCGGGCCGAAGGAACAGTTCATGTCGGCGAGGTTGTTCGAGGCCGCGCCCGCCCGGTCGAGGATGAAGTAGTCGACCGTCTCCGACATGTCCTTGAAGTTCTGGTCGTCGTTGCGCCAGTTCTTCAGGTTCGCGGTGATCCGGCCGGTACAGGTGAAGCGCCGCTTGCCCGCGTCGCCGTTCTCCACGCAGTCCGGCGTGTTGTACGTGGCCGTGGCGAAGGACGACTTGACCGAGGCGAGCGCCGCGTCGCGCAGCCGGTCGTTCGGGGTGAAGGAGGTGTTCGGCACGTAGAGCTGGTCGACCTTGGCGATCTGCGCGTCCAGGAAGCGGTCGTAGTCGCGCTGGAGGTAGGTGTCCGCGCCCATGCGGTGGCGCCAGGCGTCGTACGCCGCCACGTCGTCGGCCCGCAGGTGCGCGTACATCTCGCGCAGCAGGGTGGGCTTCTCGGTCCACAGGAACTCGAAGAAGGTGCCCGCGTAGCTGTAGAAGCGGAAGCCGTCGCCGTCGTAGGTGGCGTTCAGCAGCTGCTCGACGCTCATGCGCGGGCCGCCGCCGGCCGTGTCGCTGATGATGCTCTTGACGAGGGACTTGCGGACGGCGATGCCGTTGTCGCGGGTGGCGCCGTCGAAGAACTCGGCCGTGCCCTCGTCCATGGCGGTCGTCCGGTCGCCCTCGTACCAGGGGCCCTGGCCGAAGAAGCCGGGGACGGCGAAGCGGCCGTTGAGGTAGTGCGTGTACTCGTGGCGGAAGAGCTCCTCGAGGGTGAGGGAGGAGTCCTGGGGAACGCGGCGCTGGTAGGTGTAGAAGGTGGCGCCGTTCTCGATGTAGATGCCGCCGTTGTTGGTGCCGTAGCCGGTCAGGATCGGGTGGTAGTTCACGTAGTCGGCGCGGGAGGCGTAGAGCACGATGTTCAGCGTCGAGTTGGGGTCGCCCGCGAGCGGCTGGTCGGTGCCGAGCACGCGGTGGTACTGGGACTTGACCTGCTTGCTCGCGTAGTACAGCTGGTCGACGGTGGCCCGGTCCAGGGCCGTGCGGACCTTGATGGCGCCGTTGTCGTAGGAGTAGGTGTAGGGGAACAGCTGCTTCTCGATGTCCTCCTTGCACACCCCGTACGGCTTGCAGGCCTCGTAGAAGTTGAGCCAGGAGACGACCTTGGCCCACGGCTCGCTGCCGTCGCCGAAGGCGGAGCGGACGGGGCCGAGCATCGCACCGAGGTCGGCCACGACCCGCTCCCGCAGGCCCTCGACCTGGCCGAAGCGGGCGTACTCGCTCAGCGCGTCGCGCACCACCCAGGCGTTGCCCGTGTCCTTGAGGTGCGTGTAGGTGGAGAAGGCCTTGAAGGCGTCGCGGTAGGAGGAGTCGGCGGCCACCGCGGAGTGGAAGGCGGCGTCCTGGTTGCCCGGGTAGACGCCCAGGTAGGTGACGGAGAGGGCGGCGAGCGCGGCGCCGCCCCAGCCGGCGTCGAGGTGGGTGGCCGGGTGGGCCGGGTCCATGGTGGCCAGCACCTTCTTGATGAGGCCGAGCTGGTGCTGGCGCAGGCCGGGCGCGCTGCCGGCGTAGAGGGCCTCGCGCAGGGTGCGGGCGTTGCTGGGGGTCGCGTCGAAGGTGTGGGCGGCGGCGCCGAAGTCGGCGATGGCACGGCGCATGGCGTCGACGGTGGGGGCGTCGGTGACGTCGATCTCGGTGCGCGAGTAGTCGTGGTAGGCGACCGCGTGCAGGTACGTGAACATCTCCTCCAGGTGGGAGGAGTTGCGGCCGTCGTGAGCGGCGGCCAGGCCGGATATCCGGCGGGAGACGGCCTGGACGTGCGCGTCCGACATGACCGGCGTCAGTCGGGCGTCCCAGGTCCAGATGAGCCCGCGCAGACAGCCGTCGGCGAGGACGGCCTGGTCGCCGAGGAAGTCGGCGAACTGCTCGGGGCTGAGGCCGGTGATCCCGTCGAGGGTGCAGGGGACGCCCGCGGCGACGCTCTTCGCGGTGGGGGCCGCCTTGACCGCCTTGCCGCGCTTCTGCAGGTCGTCGACGGGCGCGGCGGCGGCCGTGGCAGCGCCGGGGACCTGCCCGGTGATGTTCTGCCCGCCGGGGGCCGGGGCCGGCGCCGGGGTGTTGTCCTTCTGGTCGGCGAGGCGGTCGACCTCGTCGAACGGGTTCCCCGTGGGGCCGGCGGCGGCGGGGGCGGCCTGTGCGCCGGCAAAGGTGGCCGGGGCCGCGAACTCGGCGGCCTGCGTGGTGGCCTGCCCCGCGGTGGCGAGGAGGGTCACGGCCACGGCGGAGGCGAGAAGGGAAGAGCGCACAGCTCTGTGCTTGAGCACCGAGGACTCCTGAGGGAGAGGCGAGGTGGGGGGTGGTGCGTGAACTGCCCTGCGTCACACGGCGTTTGACGGGGATTAACGTGCCGCGATGTGAGCTGTAACATAGTAATGTGAAATTGCACTGACAAGACCTGTGCGCCCACCAGTTCGCATCTTTCTTGAGGGAGTCCTCGTGACCGACGCGTCCGCCCGCCTCAACACGGGCAGTCACGACCGCCCGGTGTCCCCGGAGTTGTCCCGGTTCATGGCGGGCAACTGGGCCGCGACCCCGCTGCCCGACTCCGCCCGCGCCCCCGGCCACGCCGTCACCCCGGCCCGCCGGGCGCGGCTCTCGGCCCGCTTCCCGGGCGAGCGGCTGATCGTCCCGGCCGGGGAGCTGAAGGTCCGCTCCAACGACTGCGACCACCGCTTCCGCCCGCACAGCGCGTACGCCTGGCTGACCGGCCTCACCGGCGAGGACCAGGCGGGCCACGTCCTGGTCATGGAGCCGTCGGGCCCGCACGCCCACGAGGCCGTGCTGTACCTGCGTCCGCGCTCACCGCGGGCGGACGGGGACGGGGAGTTCTACCGGGACCGCCGGTACGGGGAGTTCTGGGTGGGCCGCCGGCCGGACCTCGCGGAGGCCGAGCGCCTCACCGGCATCCGCTGCGCGCACCTGGACGGACTCGGCTCACCGGCCGGCCGCAATGCGGCCTCCGATTCCGAACTCGCCGCCGCGCTGTCGGAGTTGCGACTGGTGAAGGATGCGTGGGAGGTCGAGCAGCTCCAGCTGGCCGTCGACCACACGACGGCTGGCTTCGAGGACGTCGTACGGGCCCTGCCGCGCGCGCTGGCGCATCCCCGCGGGGAGCGGTGGATCGAGGGGGTCTTCGGCCTGCGCGCCCGGGCGGAGGGCAACGGCACCGGGTACGAGACGATCGCGGCGTCCGGCGCCCACGCCTGCACCCTGCACTGGATCCGCAACGACGGCCGGCTGAACGGGACGGAACTGCTGCTCCTGGACGCGGGCGTGGAGACGGACACCCTCTACACCGCGGACATCACCCGCACCCTCCCGCTGTCGGGCCGCTTCTCCCCCGTCCAGCGGCAGGTGTACGAACTGGTCCTGGCCGCCCAGGAGGCGGGCATCGCGGCACTGCGCCCGGGGGCGAGCTTCGGGGACTTCCACCGGGCCGGGATGCGGGTGATCGCGGAGGGCCTGGCCGAGTGGGGCGTCCTGAAGGACGCGGAGGGCGACCTGCACCGGCGGTACACGCTGTGCAGCAGCGGCCACATGCTGGGGCTCGACGTGCACGACTGCGCGAAGGCCCGGGCGGAGACCTACCTGGACGGCGTCCTGGAGGAGGGGCAGGTCCTGACGGTGGAGCCGGGCCTCTACCTCCAGCCCGACGACGAAACCCTCCCGGCGGAGCTGCGGGGCATCGGCGTCCGCATCGAGGACGACCTGGTGATCACGGCGAACGGCGCCCGCCTGATGTCGGGTGCGCTGCCGCGCACGGTGACCGGCATCGAGGAATGGATGGGCCGGCTCCTGGAGACCCCCTAGACGCCGTGCGGGATGGCGAGCCGGGCGGTCAGCTCCTCGACGAAGGCCTCCACGTGGGGCGGGCGCGGTCCGGTGCGGGTGGCGCAGAACCAGGTACGGGTCAGCGGCCGCGCGCCGATGCCGACGAGGGCGAGGCCGTGCGAGGCCGCGTAGGGGGCGGCCACCCAGTTGGGCAGCACGGTCACGCCCTGGCCGCCGGCCACCATCTCGATCACCAGGTCGGTCACCACCGGCATGGTGGTGATCCGGGCCGGCCGGGCCCCGACGGGGATCGGCAGCGGCATCGACGGGATCCGCTTCTGGTCGTAGAAGTCGTAGAGGACGAGGTCGGCGCCGTCGAAGTCACGGGCGGTCAGGTGCGCGCGCGAGGCCCACGGGTGGCCCGCGGGCACCACCGCCACCATCTCGTCCTCGAACAGCCTGGTCAGCGACACCCGGTCCATCTGCAGGTCCGGCTTGGTGACCAGCGCGACGTCGACGAGGTCGGCGATCAGGGCCGGGATCGGCGCGTCGTCGGCAACCGTCTCGATGCGCACGTCGATGTCCGGTGCGCGCTCGCGGAAGGCGCGGAGCACCGGCGGCAGCCACGGGAAGGTCGTACTGCACTGCGCGGTGAAGCGGACCCGCCGGTCGCGCCCGTCACGGATCTCGCGCAGGTCCCGGGCCGCCGAGTCCAGTTCGCCGAGGACGTGGCGGGCCGCGACCAGCAGTCGGCGGCCCGCGGCGTTGGGGACCAGGCGGCGGCCCTTGCGGTCGAAGAGGGCCATGCCCAGACGGGCCTCCAGCCGGGTGAGCCGCTGGCTGAGGGCGGGCTGGCTCACGTAGAGCCGCTCGGCGGCCGCGGTCAGCGAGCCGGCCTCGGCGGTGGCGGCCAGGAGCTCCAGGTCACGCAGATCCACATCCATAACCGGGGATTATCACACGCTCCAATCTTCGTCGTGGTGTTATGGGTTGGGCGCTCCTAGGTTCGTGGTGTCAACCGGTCGGGACCCCGACGGACGACACCGACGAAAGGCACAGCGCCATGACCGCCACGCACACGGACATCAACGACACCACCACCACCGCTCTGGTCACCGGCTCCTCCAGCGGCATCGGGCTGGACATCGCCCGCGCCTTCCTCGCGAGCGGCGCGAACGTCGTCCTCAACGGCCGGGACGCCGACCGCCTCGCCAAGGCCGCGGCCACCCTCGGTCACCCCGGGCGGATCGCGTGGGTCGCGGGCGCCATCGCCGAGCCGACGACGGGCGAGGCCCTCGTCCGTACCGCCCTGGACCGGTTCGGCCGCATCGACGTCCTGGTCAACAATGCGGGCACCTTCGCCCCCAAGCCCTTCACCGAGGTCACCGAGGAAGAACTCGACGGCTTCCTGACCGGCAACCTCAAGGGCACCTACCTCACCACCCAGGCCGTCGTACGGGCGCTGCGCGCGCAGGGCCGGGGCGGCAGCATCGTCAACATCGGCACCGTCCTGGTGGACCACGCGCTGGCTGGCTTCCCGTCCTCCGCGCCCGTGGTCAGCAAGGCGGGGGTGCACGCGCTGACGACCAGCCTGGCCGCCGAACTCGCCGCCGACGGCATCCGCGTGAACCTCGTGTCCCCCGGCATCATCCGCACCCCGCTGCACGCGGGATCCGACGTGGACTCCTTCGGCGGGCTCGCCCTGCTGAACCGGGTCGGCGAGGTCGCGGAGATCTCCGAGGCGGTGCTCTACCTCGCGGGCGCCACCTTCGTCACCGGTCACGCCCTGCGCGTGGACGGCGGCCACGTCACCGGTCGCGCCTGATCCCGGACCCACCCACCCGCACCGGAAGGACATCCGTCACCATGCCGTACGTCAACGTCAGGATCACCCGTGAAGGCGCCACCGCCGCCCAGAAGGCCGAGATCATCGCCGGTGTGACCGACCTGCTGGTCCAGGTGCTCGGCAAGGACCCGGCCACCACCTTCGTCCTCATCGACGAGGTGGAGTTGGAGGACTGGGGCGTGGGCGGCGTCCGGACGGACGAGTACCGCCGTATCCGCGCTCGGAACTAGGCCGTCCCCGGGCGGGGTCCGGAGCGGGGACACGGTGGGGTGTCCCCGCAGGACCAGTGCGCGACCCGGCCGGCACGACCGGGCCGCCCGGCCGTTACGCGAGGACCGCGACCCCGTCGAGTTCCACCAGGGCCCGGTCGTCCCAGAGGCGGACCACGCCGATGACGGCCATCGCCGGATAGTCGCGGCCCGCCGACCGCCGCCAGATGCGGCCCAGTTCGGCCGCGTGGGCCCGGTACGCCGCCACGTCCACCGCGTACACGGTCACCCGGGCCAGGTCCGCCGGGGTGCCGCCCGCCGCGGCGAGGGCCGCCAGGAGGTTGGCGAGGGCGACCTCGAACTGCTCGGGGAGGCTTTCGCCCACCACCTTGCCCGCGCCGTCCAGGGCGGTCTGGCCCGCCAGGAACACCAGCCGGGTGCCGGTCGCCGCTACCGCGTGCGAGAACCCCGTCGCGGGCGAGAGCTCCGCCGGATTGATCCGCTCCAGGCTCATCGCGCCGCCACCGCCCCGTACAGCTCCTTCGCGATGATCGTGCGCTGCACCTCGCTCGCCCCCTCGTAGATCCGCGGCGCCCGCACCTCCCGATAGAGGTGCTCGAGCAGGTGGCCGCGCTGGAGGGCGACCGCGCCGTGCAGTTGGACCGCGTGGTCGACCACGTACTGGGCCGTCTCCGTGGCCAGCAGTTTCGCCATCGCCGCCCGGCGCGGGACGTCCCCGGCCCCCCGGTCGTAGGCTCCGGCCGCCGCGTACACCAGCAGTCGGGCCGCCTCCGTGCGGGTGGCCATCTCGGCCACCCGGTGCGCCACAGCCTGGAGATCGCTCAGCGTTCCGCCGAACGCGGTCCGGTCCGCCGTGTACGCGAGCGTCGCGTCCAGCGCGGCCCGGGCCATGCCCACCGCGAAGGCGCCGACGCTCGGCCGGAAGAGGTTCAGGGTGTCCATCGCGACGCGGAAGCCCCGCCCGGGTTCGCCGATCAGGTCCCGCGGGCCGACCGGTACCCCGTCGAAGGCGAGGGAGCCGATGGGGTGCGGGGAGAGCATGTCCAGGGGTGCGCCGGAGAGTCCGGGGCGGTCGGCCGGGACCAGGAAGGCCGAGACCCCCTTCGCCCCCGGCCCCTCCCCCGTTCGGGCGAACACGGTGTAGAAATCCGCCTCGGGAGCGTTGGAGATCCAGCACTTCTCACCGCTGAGCCGCCAGCCACCCCCGGCGGCCGCCGCATCGGCGGTCGCGGCCAGCGCCAGCGCCGCCGCGTCCGAGCCCGCCCCCGGCTCGCTCAGCGCGAAGGCCGCGACCGCGCGCCCGGCGCGCACCTGCGGCAGCCAGCGCTCCCGCTGCTCCTCGCTCCCGGCCCGCAGGACCGGGTACGCCCCGAGCCCCTGCAGGGCCAGCGCCGTCTCGGCCTCCGTGCAACCGTAGGCGAGGGATTCCCGCAGCAGGCACAGTTCCAGCGCGCCCGAGGCGAACACCCGCTCCAGCAGGCCCAGCTCCCCCAGCGCCGCCAGCAACGGCCGGTTGACCCGCCCCGGTTCCCCCTTCTCGGCCAGTGGCCGCAGCCGCTGCACCGCCAGTGCGCGCAACTGCCCGCACCACTCCTCCTGGTCCACTCCGAGCGCGAATCCGGTCATCCGAATGTCCCCGCATCTATCGCGTCCTGTTGACTGCCGTCACCATCACGATACGCTCCTGGAAGGACCTCCGGCCGTGGCCGGGGGAACTACCGCACGGCCGGCTCCACCCCACCCCGGACCGCTGCAAGGGGGGCGACCCGCCTTGGACCTCAAGCCTTCCGCTCACACCGACACCTTCGCCCGCGACCACCTGCCACCCGCGGACACCTGGCCGGAGCTCCTCTTCGATCTGCCCGAGCTGGCCTATCCGGACCGCCTGAACTGCGGGGCCGAGCTGCTCGACGCCACCATCGCCCGGTTCGGTCCGGCCGGCGCCGACCGCCCGGCCTTCCGCAGCGCCGCGGGCGAGGTGTGGACGTACGGGGACCTGCGCGAGCGCGTGGACCGCCTGGCCCACGCGCTCACCGTCGACCTCGGCGTGGTCCCCGGCAACCGGGTGCTCCTGCGCGGGCCCACCGGCCCCTGGCTCGCCGCCTGCTGGCTCGCGGTGATGAAGGCGGGCGCGGTGGCCGTCACCGTACTGCCCCAGCAGCGCGCCCAGGAGCTGGCCACCGTGTGCGCGATGGCCCGGGTGGGGCACGCCCTGTGCCACGCGGACGTGCTGGACGACCTGGTCAAGGCCGAGGTGCCGGGGCTGCGGATCACCGTGTACGGAGGCGCGGACCCGGGGGACCTGCTCCGGCTGGCCGAGGGGCATCCCGATCCTTTCCCGGCCGCCCCGACCTCCGCGGACGACGTCGCCCTGATCGCCTTCACCTCCGGGACCACCGGGCGGCCCAAGGGCTGCATGCACTTCCACCGCGACCTGCTCGCCGTCGCCGACACCTTCTCCCGCAGCGTGCTGCGGCCCCGCCCGGACGACGTCTTCGCGGGCAGCCCGCCGCTCGGCTTCACCTTCGGCCTCGGCGGACTGGTCGTCTTCCCGCTGCGCGCCGGTGCCTCGGCGCTGCTGCTGGAGGAGGCGGTGCCGCGCCGGCTGCTGCCCGCCCTCGCGGAGCACCGGGTGACGGTGCTGTTCACCGCGCCCACCGCCTACCGGACGATGCTGGACGCGCTGGGCCCGTACGACGTGGGCATGTACGACCTGTCGGCGCTGCGCCGCTGCGTCTCGGCCGGGGAGAACCTGCCCGCCGCCACCTGGCAGGCCTGGTACGAGCGCACCGGCCTGCGCATCATCAACGGCATCGGGGCGACCGAGCTGCTGCACATCTTCATCTCCGCCGCCGACGAGGACATCCGGCCCGGTACGACGGGCCGGGTGGTCCCGGGCTGGGAGGCCCGGGTGGTGGACCGGGCCGGCCGCCCGGTCCCCGACAACGAGCCGGGACTGCTGGCCGTGCGCGGCCCGGTGGGCTGCCGCTACCTGGCCGATCCCCGGCAGGGGGAGTACGTACAGGGCGGGTGGAACCTGACCGGCGACACCTACGTCCGCGATGCGGAGGGCTACTTCCGCTACGTCGCCCGGGCGGACGACATGATCGTCTCGGCGGGCTACAACATCGCGGGCCCCGAGGTGGAGGAAGCCCTGCTGCGCCACCCGGACGTGGTGGAGGCGGCGGTGGTGGGCCTCCCGGACGAGCGGCGCGGGCAGATCGTGGTGGCGTACACCGTGGCGCGCGACGGCGCGGTGCTGACGGAAGAGGTCCTGCGCACCTTCATGCGGGCGGAACTGGCCCCGCACAAGTGTCCGCGTTCCTTCGTCTTCCTCCCCGCCCTCCCCCGTACCGCCACGGGCAAACTGCAGCGCTTCCGGCTGCGCGATCCCGGCGCCCGGCCCGATCGGCCCGACAGGACCTAGAGTGAACCCGTGGTCGAGCAGCACACTCCGCGATCCCTGATCGTCACGTTCTACGGAGCCTACGGGCGGGCCTTCGAGGGCCCGGTCCCGGTGGCCGCGTTGATCCGCCTGCTGGGCGCGGCCGGCGTGGACGCCCCGTCGGTCCGCTCGTCGGTGTCCCGGCTGAAGCGGCGCGGCTTCCTGCTCCCCGAGCGCGCGGCGGACGGCTCGGCGGCGTACGGGCTCTCCGAGGAGGCCCGGCAGCTGCTGGACGACGGCGACCGCCGGATCTACGGCAGCCAGCAGCTGACGGACGAGTGGCTGGTGGCGGTGTTCTCGGTCCCGGAGCAGGAGCGGAGCAAGCGGCACCTGCTGCGCTCGCGGCTGGCCCGGCTCGGCTTCGGCGCGGTGGCGCCGGGCGTGTGGATCGCCCCGGCCCGGCTGTCCGAGGAAACCGCGCACACCCTGGAGCGGCTGCACCTGACCCCGTACGTGGAGCTCTTCCGCGGCGCCCACCTCGGTTTCGCCCCGACCGCCGAGGCGGTGGCCCGCTGGTGGGACCTGACGGCCCTGGCCAAGCAGCACGAGCAATTCCTCGACCTGCACGAACCCGTCCTGCGGGCGCTCCGGTCGGGCCCGGAGCCGACCCCGGAAGGGGCCTACCGGGACTACCTCCGCGCGCTGGACACCTGGCGCCGGCTGCCGTACGCCGA
Coding sequences within:
- a CDS encoding AMP-binding protein; this encodes MDLKPSAHTDTFARDHLPPADTWPELLFDLPELAYPDRLNCGAELLDATIARFGPAGADRPAFRSAAGEVWTYGDLRERVDRLAHALTVDLGVVPGNRVLLRGPTGPWLAACWLAVMKAGAVAVTVLPQQRAQELATVCAMARVGHALCHADVLDDLVKAEVPGLRITVYGGADPGDLLRLAEGHPDPFPAAPTSADDVALIAFTSGTTGRPKGCMHFHRDLLAVADTFSRSVLRPRPDDVFAGSPPLGFTFGLGGLVVFPLRAGASALLLEEAVPRRLLPALAEHRVTVLFTAPTAYRTMLDALGPYDVGMYDLSALRRCVSAGENLPAATWQAWYERTGLRIINGIGATELLHIFISAADEDIRPGTTGRVVPGWEARVVDRAGRPVPDNEPGLLAVRGPVGCRYLADPRQGEYVQGGWNLTGDTYVRDAEGYFRYVARADDMIVSAGYNIAGPEVEEALLRHPDVVEAAVVGLPDERRGQIVVAYTVARDGAVLTEEVLRTFMRAELAPHKCPRSFVFLPALPRTATGKLQRFRLRDPGARPDRPDRT
- a CDS encoding PaaX family transcriptional regulator, which encodes MVEQHTPRSLIVTFYGAYGRAFEGPVPVAALIRLLGAAGVDAPSVRSSVSRLKRRGFLLPERAADGSAAYGLSEEARQLLDDGDRRIYGSQQLTDEWLVAVFSVPEQERSKRHLLRSRLARLGFGAVAPGVWIAPARLSEETAHTLERLHLTPYVELFRGAHLGFAPTAEAVARWWDLTALAKQHEQFLDLHEPVLRALRSGPEPTPEGAYRDYLRALDTWRRLPYADPGLPRELLPADWPGDRAAAVFAELHERLRDIGAGFAQP